A DNA window from Arachis hypogaea cultivar Tifrunner chromosome 18, arahy.Tifrunner.gnm2.J5K5, whole genome shotgun sequence contains the following coding sequences:
- the LOC112769028 gene encoding uncharacterized protein isoform X1 — MAISASRSDINRRFMATMNSWPSDDDRLIKFRLVKVKGKRHFPKHFLARYGKEFGNTCFAIDHCDNCLKIQLVGNHMNRVIEEDTFETIRAFYQAERDVTVKLWYVGFGLFYLSLWDKMNFELALTQNPNFYVRDQLTSDKLDEIELNLNLKYVQKDEQPQVTSSSGDSPQSTDVEEVVGPNTADPVEIDNHMRDIIFHTYSKELQPSDIGASRLYVPVDFAEILKTFGDAAIWTIISPPSPQGSTFLFQGHQNPTNPFDIRFGLGWQDFCKAHVLKPKDLLAFRIVCKRNLRMMVDIRRYPRE; from the exons ATGGCTATTTCTGCTTCCAGGAGTGACATTAACAG AAGATTTATGGCAACAATGAATAGTTGGCCTTCAGATGATGATAGACTTATCAAGTTTCGTCTTGTCAAAGTAAAG GGCAAAAGACATTTTCCCAAACACTTTTTAGCAAGATATGGAAAAGAATTTGGTAATACATGTTTTGCAATTGATCACTGTGACAACTGCTTGAAGATTCAGTTAGTCGGTAATCATATGAATAGAGTTATAGAAGAAGACACATTTGAGACAATTAGAGCCTTTTATCAAGCAGAAAGAGATGTAACAGTTAAGCTTTGGTATGTAGGCTTTGGTCTCTTTTATCTTTCCCTGTGGGATAAGATGAACTTTGAGTTAGCTTTGACCCAAAATCCAAATTTCTATGTGAGAGACCAACTAACCTCTGACAAACTTGATGAAATTGAACTGAATTTGAATCTAAAGTACGTACAAAAGGATGAACAACCTCAAGTGACCTCAAGTAGCGGTGATTCACCTCAGTCAACAGATGTTGAAGAAGTAGTAGGCCCTAACACGGCTGATCCTGTCGAAATCGACAATCACATGAG AGACATAATTTTTCACACTTACTCCAAAGAACTCCAGCCAAGTGACATTGGAGCCAGCAGACTG TATGTGCCAGTTGACTTCGCAGAAATATTGAAAACATTCGGAGATGCTGCCATTTGGACAATAATAAGTCCCCCTTCGCCACAGGGGTCTACTTTTCTGTTCCAAGGCCATCAAAATCCTACTAATCCTTTTGATATCAGGTTTGGACTCGGATGGCAGGATTTTTGCAAGGCACATGTGCTGAAACCAAAAGATCTTCTAGCCTTTAGGATAGTCTGCAAACGTAATTTGCGAATGATGGTAGACATTCGAAGGTATCCGAGAGAGTAG
- the LOC112769028 gene encoding uncharacterized protein isoform X2 → MAISASRSDINRRFMATMNSWPSDDDRLIKFRLVKVKYVQKDEQPQVTSSSGDSPQSTDVEEVVGPNTADPVEIDNHMRDIIFHTYSKELQPSDIGASRLYVPVDFAEILKTFGDAAIWTIISPPSPQGSTFLFQGHQNPTNPFDIRFGLGWQDFCKAHVLKPKDLLAFRIVCKRNLRMMVDIRRYPRE, encoded by the exons ATGGCTATTTCTGCTTCCAGGAGTGACATTAACAG AAGATTTATGGCAACAATGAATAGTTGGCCTTCAGATGATGATAGACTTATCAAGTTTCGTCTTGTCAAAGTAAAG TACGTACAAAAGGATGAACAACCTCAAGTGACCTCAAGTAGCGGTGATTCACCTCAGTCAACAGATGTTGAAGAAGTAGTAGGCCCTAACACGGCTGATCCTGTCGAAATCGACAATCACATGAG AGACATAATTTTTCACACTTACTCCAAAGAACTCCAGCCAAGTGACATTGGAGCCAGCAGACTG TATGTGCCAGTTGACTTCGCAGAAATATTGAAAACATTCGGAGATGCTGCCATTTGGACAATAATAAGTCCCCCTTCGCCACAGGGGTCTACTTTTCTGTTCCAAGGCCATCAAAATCCTACTAATCCTTTTGATATCAGGTTTGGACTCGGATGGCAGGATTTTTGCAAGGCACATGTGCTGAAACCAAAAGATCTTCTAGCCTTTAGGATAGTCTGCAAACGTAATTTGCGAATGATGGTAGACATTCGAAGGTATCCGAGAGAGTAG